Proteins encoded together in one Armatimonadota bacterium window:
- a CDS encoding DUF309 domain-containing protein — MSYARLKHLLSGLALEALGDPAGASWAPVACAYGELATSDRLAVPLEVVLERAGQIGRPVGYSPQETDASILAERGLLLRGPDVLSLHPEFAPYLDYCRRQTSRLVRALVRMRQEGAGDALRRAAALLEAGLYFECHELLEGVWRATRGPERDFYHGLIQVAAAFYHFEKGNWHGARVLLDKGLDRLRRYPDTYLGVDLRSLVEGLRPWRDYFGTAGVRRRPDLYPALRFVA, encoded by the coding sequence GTGTCCTACGCCCGCCTCAAGCACCTGCTGTCCGGCCTGGCGCTGGAGGCGCTGGGCGATCCCGCCGGAGCATCGTGGGCGCCGGTGGCCTGCGCCTACGGCGAACTGGCCACCAGCGACCGGCTCGCCGTGCCGCTGGAGGTGGTGCTGGAGCGCGCCGGCCAGATCGGACGGCCTGTGGGCTACAGCCCCCAGGAGACAGATGCGTCCATCCTGGCCGAGCGGGGACTGCTCCTCCGCGGGCCGGACGTCCTGTCGCTGCACCCGGAGTTCGCCCCGTACCTGGACTACTGCCGGCGGCAGACCTCGCGGCTGGTGCGGGCCCTGGTCCGGATGCGGCAGGAGGGCGCGGGGGACGCGCTGCGCCGGGCCGCGGCCCTGCTGGAGGCCGGCCTGTACTTCGAATGCCACGAGCTGCTGGAGGGAGTCTGGCGCGCCACCCGCGGGCCGGAACGGGACTTCTACCACGGTCTCATCCAGGTGGCCGCCGCCTTCTACCACTTCGAGAAGGGCAACTGGCACGGGGCTCGGGTCCTGCTGGATAAGGGGCTGGACAGGCTGCGGCGGTACCCGGACACCTACCTGGGGGTGGACCTGCGGTCGCTGGTCGAGGGCCTGCGGCCCTGGCGGGACTACTTCGGGACGGCCGGAGTCCGCCGCCGGCCGGACCTGTACCCGGCCCTGCGCTTTGTCGCCTGA
- a CDS encoding thioredoxin domain-containing protein — MNRLAAERSAYLQAAAHQPVDWFPWSEEAFQRARREDRPILLDVGAVWCHWCHVMDRESYEDPEVARIINENFVAIKVDRDERPDIDARYQQAVGALSGEGGWPLTAFLTPDGQVFFGGTYFPPTDSYGRPAFSRVLLSVARYYRDNRSDVLQAAADLHRQLAAHGRPRQQGDLNPDLLAAAEAAIGRAFDPSHGGFGSAPKFPHPATVEFLLRRHFRTRAPDLLEMAALTLDRMARGGIHDQVGGGFHRYATDARWILPHFEKMLYDNAALLLAYLHGYQATGREAFRAVAADTIDFMAQVLWDPQRAAFRGSQDADVAPGDDGGYFTWSEQDARAVLTDDEFAVLAEHYHLRGRGEVHTDPTRHVLYVDRDPDVVAASLGRDPDEVRRLIRSGRARLAAARARRQAPITDPACYASWNGMAVSAFLEASVVLDDARCRALALQALEGFLQAAFSPARGFAHALGDDPVSGIRFLDDQAQMAQALLDAYETTGQARYLRVARLVADLMLRDYWEGTGFRDVPRDASGPGTDLPHIPVQDAPTPAANAVAARVLLRLSRLFHHLPYREAAEDLLRAWAPALAPHAVFASTLLLAVDDLLTEPAHVTVVGPLDDWRTAGLHAAARRTYRPDKIISVHGDGQDVPLPPVVQAMATAARQPTAYVCAGTACAPPVTDPQALADTLATFGTARP, encoded by the coding sequence ATGAACCGCCTGGCCGCAGAGCGCAGCGCCTACCTGCAGGCGGCCGCCCACCAGCCGGTGGACTGGTTCCCCTGGTCGGAGGAGGCCTTCCAGCGGGCCCGGCGGGAGGACCGGCCCATCCTGCTGGATGTCGGGGCGGTGTGGTGCCACTGGTGCCACGTGATGGATCGCGAAAGCTACGAGGACCCGGAGGTGGCCCGCATCATCAACGAGAACTTCGTGGCCATCAAGGTGGACCGGGACGAACGCCCGGACATCGATGCCCGCTACCAGCAGGCGGTGGGCGCGCTGTCCGGCGAAGGCGGGTGGCCGCTGACGGCGTTCCTGACCCCCGACGGCCAGGTCTTTTTCGGCGGCACCTACTTCCCGCCGACGGACAGCTACGGCCGGCCGGCATTCTCACGGGTTCTGCTCAGCGTCGCCCGCTACTATCGGGACAACCGCTCGGATGTCCTGCAGGCGGCCGCGGACCTGCACCGGCAGCTGGCGGCCCACGGGCGCCCGCGACAGCAGGGCGACCTCAACCCGGACCTGCTGGCGGCGGCGGAGGCCGCCATCGGGCGGGCGTTCGACCCCTCCCACGGCGGTTTCGGAAGCGCGCCCAAGTTCCCCCACCCCGCCACCGTGGAGTTCCTGCTGCGGCGCCACTTCCGCACCCGCGCCCCGGACCTGCTGGAGATGGCGGCCCTGACCCTGGACCGGATGGCCCGGGGAGGCATCCACGACCAGGTGGGCGGAGGCTTCCACCGCTATGCCACCGACGCCCGATGGATCCTGCCCCACTTCGAGAAGATGCTCTACGATAACGCGGCGCTGCTGCTGGCTTACCTGCACGGCTACCAGGCCACGGGGCGGGAAGCGTTCCGCGCGGTGGCCGCCGACACGATCGACTTCATGGCGCAGGTGCTGTGGGACCCGCAGCGGGCGGCCTTCCGCGGCAGCCAGGACGCCGACGTGGCCCCGGGCGACGATGGAGGCTACTTCACCTGGTCCGAGCAGGACGCGCGCGCGGTGCTCACCGACGACGAGTTCGCCGTCCTGGCCGAGCACTACCATCTGCGGGGGCGGGGCGAAGTGCACACCGACCCCACCCGGCACGTGCTGTACGTGGACCGGGACCCCGACGTGGTGGCCGCCTCTCTGGGCAGGGACCCGGACGAGGTGCGCCGGCTGATCCGCAGCGGCCGCGCCAGACTCGCCGCCGCCCGGGCCCGGCGGCAGGCGCCCATCACCGACCCCGCCTGCTACGCCTCCTGGAACGGCATGGCGGTGTCCGCCTTCCTGGAGGCGTCCGTCGTCCTCGACGACGCCCGCTGCCGGGCGCTGGCCCTGCAGGCCCTGGAGGGTTTTCTGCAGGCAGCGTTCTCCCCGGCGCGCGGGTTCGCGCACGCCCTGGGGGATGACCCCGTGTCGGGAATCCGCTTTCTGGACGATCAGGCCCAGATGGCCCAGGCGCTGCTGGACGCCTATGAAACCACCGGCCAGGCCCGGTACCTGCGGGTGGCCCGCCTGGTGGCCGACCTGATGCTGCGCGACTACTGGGAGGGGACCGGATTCCGGGATGTGCCTCGCGATGCGTCCGGCCCGGGGACCGACCTGCCCCACATTCCGGTGCAGGACGCGCCCACGCCGGCGGCCAACGCGGTGGCCGCGCGGGTCCTGCTGCGGCTGTCCCGCCTCTTCCACCACCTCCCCTACCGGGAGGCGGCGGAGGACCTGCTGCGGGCGTGGGCGCCGGCCCTGGCCCCGCACGCCGTGTTCGCCTCCACCCTGCTGCTGGCGGTGGACGACCTTCTGACCGAGCCGGCCCACGTGACCGTCGTCGGCCCGCTGGACGACTGGCGGACGGCGGGCCTGCATGCCGCCGCGCGCCGGACGTATCGGCCGGACAAGATCATCTCGGTGCACGGCGACGGGCAGGACGTCCCTCTCCCGCCGGTAGTGCAGGCGATGGCCACGGCGGCGCGGCAGCCCACGGCCTACGTGTGCGCCGGCACGGCCTGCGCGCCGCCCGTTACCGACCCGCAGGCGCTGGCGGACACCCTGGCCACCTTCGGCACTGCCCGCCCCTGA
- a CDS encoding DUF1844 domain-containing protein, translating into MAEEQETAQTPEQPATLVDLLRWFVGVLAGSAWQYLGLVPNPNTKKIEQNFDDARLAIDTMSAVLDLLRPRLDDRQRREMDALLADLRLNFVEQKARAEAAQTAGRPAGGP; encoded by the coding sequence ATGGCCGAGGAGCAGGAAACCGCGCAGACTCCCGAGCAGCCGGCGACCCTGGTGGACCTGCTGCGGTGGTTTGTGGGCGTGCTGGCGGGCAGCGCCTGGCAGTACCTGGGGCTGGTGCCCAACCCGAACACCAAGAAGATCGAGCAGAACTTCGACGACGCGCGGCTGGCCATCGACACCATGTCGGCAGTTCTGGACCTGCTGCGCCCGCGCCTGGACGACCGCCAGCGCCGGGAGATGGACGCGCTGCTGGCGGACCTGCGCCTGAACTTCGTGGAGCAGAAGGCGCGGGCGGAGGCCGCCCAGACCGCAGGGCGGCCGGCGGGAGGCCCGTAG